From Aspergillus chevalieri M1 DNA, chromosome 4, nearly complete sequence, a single genomic window includes:
- a CDS encoding uncharacterized protein (COG:S;~EggNog:ENOG410PPBU;~InterPro:IPR018908;~PFAM:PF10639;~TransMembrane:3 (o14-35i137-157o163-183i)) — protein sequence MDPDASILEPPPSVYNYILSFLLVGVAWGFTTPFIRRAAADFNARQEAQRDTQPESPEKEVPLKNRGGKNKVKHDDTPAEHEEDSEQSNGLRLRKVPRSPPTKQPAWKNPNPSKQSWLKQKLITLLWTVFNLLRTPAYSIPLVINLTGSVWFFLLVGKHELSLTVPLANSSAFLFTVLGEWYVEKKMIAKETWLGMGLVLGGIALCVQSKQ from the exons ATGGATCCAGACGCCAGTATCCTCGAACCACCTCCCTCCGTCTACAACTATatcctttctttcctcctaGTCGGTGTAGCATGGGGCTTTACGACACCGTTTATCCGGCGCGCGGCGGCGGACTTTAATGCACGACAGGAGGCGCAGCGGGATACACAACCGGAATCACCAGAGAAGGAGGTGCCCTTGAAAAATCGCGGGGGAAAAAATAAGGTTAAACATGATGATACCCCAGCTGAGCACGAGGAGGATAGTGAGCAATCGAATGGTCTACGCCTTCGCAAGGTACCCCGATCACCACCAACCAAACAACCAGCATGGAAGAATCCCAACCCGTCCAAACAATCCTGGCTCAAACAAAAGCTCATCACCCTCCTCTGGACCGTCTTCAATCTCCTACGTACACCCGCTTATTCCATTCCACTCGTCATCAACCTAACCGGGAGTGTCTGGTTCTTTCTCCTTGTTGGGAAGCATG AACTATCCCTCACCGTTCCGCTAGCAAATTCGAGCGCATTCTTATTTACAGTCCTTGGGGAATGGTACGTGGAAAAGAAGATGATAGCCAAGGAGACGTGGTTGGGTATGGGTTTGGTCCTCGGGGGGATTGCATTGTGTGTACAGTCAAAGCAGTAA
- a CDS encoding uncharacterized protein (COG:Q;~EggNog:ENOG410PWPI;~InterPro:IPR036291,IPR002347;~PFAM:PF00106;~TransMembrane:1 (i9-31o);~go_process: GO:0055114 - oxidation-reduction process [Evidence IEA]) — protein MSLSGNRNIVIVGVGSLMSKSFAIWLAILGWNIALVSRSEKDLSAIADEVRRAQKGKDVSVIYQAVDASEPSILKAMLDWCVRELGCKLDVLSYNAARVAMTDIAKTAPEELEKDFRASAVGTMVASQWFAEGNSRVDRIAEGEWPLFLVTGGILDKEPQPTFGSLSCAKAASQTVSRIFAKVLPDKANILVGMPLVAGRVVSPMSEEYHPRARQRRHRRHHPQALLIAYERFMHLHFHGAYFK, from the coding sequence ATGAGCCTCAGCGGAAACCGAAATATCGTCATCGTAGGAGTCGGCTCCCTCATGTCCAAATCCTTTGCCATCTGGCTCGCAATCCTAGGATGGAACATCGCCTTGGTGTCCCGCTCCGAGAAGGACCTGTCCGCCATCGCCGACGAGGTGCGCAGGGCCCAGAAAGGCAAAGATGTCAGTGTCATCTACCAGGCTGTCGATGCTAGCGAGCCCTCAATTTTGAAGGCTATGCTTGACTGGTGTGTCCGGGAACTAGGATGCAAGTTAGATGTTCTGAGCTACAATGCGGCCCGAGTCGCCATGACTGATATCGCCAAAACGGCACCCGAGGAGCTGGAGAAAGACTTCAGGGCCTCAGCCGTGGGCACTATGGTGGCCAGTCAGTGGTTTGCCGAGGGCAATTCCCGGGTCGATCGTATTGCAGAGGGGGAATGGCCGCTTTTTCTCGTCACTGGGGGAATCCTGGATAAAGAACCGCAACCGACTTTCGGCTCGCTTTCCTGTGCCAAAGCTGCTTCACAGACAGTCAGCCGCATATTCGCCAAGGTTCTGCCGGACAAGGCCAACATCCTGGTGGGTATGCCACTGGTTGCGGGACGGGTTGTCAGTCCGATGAGCGAGGAATATCACCCAAGGGCGCGGCAACGTCGACACCGACGCCATCATCCCCAAGCACTTCTTATTGCTTACGAGAGATTCATGCACTTGCATTTCCACGGTGCTTACTTCAAATAG
- a CDS encoding ATP-binding protein (COG:S;~EggNog:ENOG410PPVP;~InterPro:IPR027417), which produces MSRPRTRKLWCAVPSNLREPFSVVCFSDQDDIETLKEKIWEKIKERIKDTAPHYSNLTLYSPVVQLNHEEQFRIDDGEFLHPRRMITSNPLFPESKDPNVDIVVVVSGDTTARKRKRSESQGANIPWTRPITKNQLICPREHTVSKLATILDEVNIVHVRGTPASGKTRLSELLRDYYHKEGRKVSLIKEWETLNHMNPWHSLVKLVEKWNEETQDAPTMTSLQSEQDLSWVLTSNTVILVDEAQATYNDDALWNTIFKERLTPSVYKFKLCLFCSYGSPVTGPDQTFFTPVRFSDQQRISLTPQSQEDSPPIGLFYDKEEFKDVVSRLLTFYYEERFNFNEGALEYIFALSNGHPGAVTSIVDVLYEAYRQDIKHGHIRTLTEDHVIWFLEDAATVFDKLSTRPIYRSFPDISRATNGISNTLCKITEEGSIPFDINDASINFCYQKGWIHRVALDGDDIAVLPSRLHEKYIEYSIGTMSLPLPARFDSLPKLCKEILSKFSIMNLRHSVEGRKMSSASQPRPVEAQYQDEFYRGFNHVAGRGVLISSEWSRTKDSRVDFYIPEKKWVIELLRNHDKVDEHISQFKEGGKYHPWLKENMVEDWIIIDCATSLPTKGFSEPRLWHAVFINDYSELQLYNHQKALMMSVHLHN; this is translated from the exons atgtctcgaccacgCACTCGCAAATTATGGTGTGCTGTCCCTAGCAATCTTAGGGAGCCATTCTCTGTTGTGTGTTTTTCAGACCAGGACGATATTGAGACACTCAAGGAGAAAATATGGGAGAAGATAAAGGAAAGAATCAAGGATACTGCACCTCACTACAGCAATCTCACTCTCTACAGCCCTGTGGTGCAACTCAATCATGAAGAGCAGTTCaggattgatgatggtgaattcctacatccacgccgaatgatcacgtccaacccactcttccccgaaagcaaggatccaaatgtggatattgttgttgttgtgagtGGAGATACCACTGcacggaaacggaagcgctctGAATCACAAGGTG CAAATATACCTTGGACACGTCCCATCACAAAGAATCAATTGATATGCCCTCGAGAGCATACAGTGTCAAAACTTGCGACCATTTTGGATGAAgtgaacatagtccatgtgcgtggaactccagccagtggcAAAACACGTCTCTCTGAACTTTTGAGGGACTACTATcacaaagagggaagaaaggtTTCCTTGATCAAGGAATGGGAAACACTCAATCACATGAATCCTTGGCACAGTCTTGTCAAGCTTGTtgagaaatggaatgaaGAAACACAGGATGCTCCCACCATGACTTCATTACAATCCGAACaggatctctcttgggttttgacatcaaacactGTGATTcttgtggatgaggcacaggcAACCTACAATGATGATgcgctctggaacacaatcttCAAAGAGAGACTAACCCCTAGTGTTTACAAATTTAAActctgtcttttctgctcttacggCAGTCCGGTcacaggcccagatcaaacattcttcactccagtcagGTTTTCTGACCAACAACGCATCTCATTAACGCCACAAAGCCAGGAAGactcaccacctattggtctattttatgacaaagaagagttcaaggatgttgtTTCACGGTTGCTTACATTTTATTATGAAGAGAGATTCAATTTTAATGAAGGTGCCCTGGAGTATATATTTGCTCTATCGaatggccatccaggagcggtGACATCGATAGTTGATGTACTTTATGAG GCCTATCGCCAAGACATCAAGCATGGACATATTaggaccttgacagaagatcatgtcatctggttcctggaggacgCTGCCACAGTCTTTGACAAACTAAGCACCCGGCCAATTTATCGCTCCTTTCCAGATATATCAAGAGCTACAAATGGAATCTCCAACACATTGTGCAAAATCacagaagaaggaagtattccatttgatatcaatgatgcaagTATCAATTTCTGTTATCAGaaaggttggattcacagggtagctctggatggtgatgatattgcagttctgccatcacgcttacatgaaaa atacattgaatattcaattGGCACAATGTCACTGCccctgcctgccagatttgactcACTACCAAAATTATGCAAGGAAATCCTCAGCAAATTCTCCATAATGAACTTAAGGCATTCAGTTGAGGGCAGAAAAATGTCAAGCGcgtcacaacccagacctgtggaagccCAATACCAGGATGAATTCTACAGGGGATTCAACCATGTAGCAGGGCGAGGTGTGCTGATATCCAGTGAGTGGTCAAGGACCAAGGACagtcgagtggatttctatatcccagaaaagaaatgggtgattgaattATTGAGAAATCATGATAaagttgatgaacatatctctcaattcaaggagggtggcaaatatcatccctggctgaaggagaatATGGTcgaggattggatcataattgactgtgcgacttctttaccaaccaaag GGTTTTCAGAGCCTAGGCTATGGCATGCtgtattcatcaatgattattctgagTTGCAGCTGTATAATCATCAGAAAGCTCTtatgatgtctgtgcatctacatAATTGA
- a CDS encoding uncharacterized protein (COG:S;~EggNog:ENOG410Q1KJ), protein MYEEFVPEWNDPIPDSPPASFNHDQFAGWFHLPALKHLEIWLWDTARLKERPQDLNNLQTLVLARSTIPEEDVPFILNRTTSLQNLHLGLAYSYYCGYVFEKSDCIVRALDSVSNTVERLSVGLDHYPVVFNERDFNGTEVTRYEHVQEALKKFTCLKTVELPICLSVSYDVYPDNDVDLSTIWPDTLCEVGLRIDMKAGHENEWDELRMVDWVYDVLLKQRDAVPHLQWIIIRFWEPFYDDLWQEDEKRLQAKCEEIGIPLEFVNDDLSWGLWTRTIP, encoded by the coding sequence ATGTATGAGGAGTTTGTTCCTGAATGGAATGACCCGATACCTGACTCTCCTCCCGCATCCTTTAACCATGATCAGTTTGCTGGATGGTTTCATCTGCCAGCACTTAAACATTTGGAAATTTGGCTCTGGGATACTGCAAGACTCAAGGAGCGACCACAAGACCTCAACAACTTACAAACTCTTGTCCTCGCTCGCTCAACTAttcctgaagaagatgtCCCCTTCATCCTTAATCGAACCACTTCTCTACAGAACCTTCATCTAGGATTGGCATATTCATATTACTGTGGATATGTCTTCGAAAAGAGTGACTGCATTGTTCGTGCATTAGACTCTGTCAGCAACACTGTGGAAAGACTCTCTGTGGGTCTAGATCACTATCCAGTTGTATTTAATGAGAGGGACTTTAATGGAACAGAAGTAACTCGATATGAGCATGTACAAGAGGCATTGAAGAAGTTCACCTGCCTCAAAACAGTTGAACTGCCCATCTGCCTCTCAGTCAGTTATGATGTATATCCTGACAATGACGTTGACCTGAGCACTATCTGGCCAGACACACTGTGCGAGGTTGGCCTGAGAATCGACATGAAAGCCGGTCACGAGAATGAGTGGGATGAGTTGAGGATGGTTGATTGGGTGTATGATGTTCTTCTGAAGCAGCGAGATGCGGTCCCACATCTCCAATGGATCATCATTCGGTTTTGGGAACCGTTTTATGATGACCTTTGGCAAGAAGACGAGAAACGGTTACAAGCCAAATGTGAAGAAATAGGCATTCCTCTCGAATTCGTGAACGATGATCTTTCCTGGGGATTGTGGACGCGGACAATTCCGTAG